cacaactggCAACTAAGATTGACTAAATGGTCAACTCTATCTGAGAAGTAAGTAATTTTCCCTTTGTTACTTTAGACATTCTATTTCTAGGAAGAATCCAAGAAATAAATGATTGAGTtgagatttctttatttttgaatgtgGTTTCTAAGTTCCAGTATAAGGCTGAAATACTTTATGACTGTAAAGAAGGGTTTCCAGattacctcttttcttttctatttctagaaGAGCAGTAACAGTGCATTTTTAACTAAAAACATCATCTGCAAACACTTACGGTAACTCTTTGTATTGCTTTACTGTACAACTGGAATGCCCCCTTATCATCTTCTAGGATCTTCTTCCAAGTTGTGCTCACTTTAGACACACTGGAAAAGTAAATCaccataaatgaaataattaaagcaTCACAAAGAGCTAAGATGAATACAGTAGAAAAACATCAGCAGtgcaaaaagatattttatattactAGTGCCTCTCAAACCTGACCACATTACAACTGCCTGGCGGTTTTAACTGGTCTAAAATGAAGCTCAGggctctgtatttttaaaaagctccctcCTCATTAAGTAATTCTAAGTGCATTGAGGCTTAAGAACCACTGCTTTGTACAGTATTTTTTCACAATATCTGCAAACATCAAATAGTAGCCCCCACTGTATATATGATACCATGTTAGCTATCTGGTAAAAGTAATAGACAAATTTCAAAGTACTCTAGGCACACTGCTATTAGCAATCAACTTTAGAAACTCACTATGTTAACAGAAAAAGTAGAATCTGTGGTACTGATTTGACTGTCCCTCAAGAAGCTAtttaggctcatgcctgtaatcccagcactttgggaggccgaagcgggcagatcacgaggtcaagatatcgagataccctcctggccaacatggtgaaaccccgtgtctactaaaaatacaaaaattcgctgggcgtggtggcacacgcctgtagtcccagctactcaggaggcagaagaatcacttgagcccgggaggcagaggttgcagtgagccgagatcgtgccactgcactccaacctgatgacagggcgagactccgtccccaaaaaaaattaaaaaaaagaagctgtttttatctgttttgctTTAGCTCTGTTTCATAAAGACCAGTGTAAACTCACACTTGCAAAGAGTACCTctagataatttttcaaaaagccaaaaaaaaaaaacaaccccagtTAAGTCCTATCTAATTCTAGCCTGCATAATCACCTTAATTCTCAAAGTTATCTGACTAAGTGATTTTCCTTGGTAGATTGAGAAAGAAATGGTGGTTAGCACCAGGTTTCTAAGAAATTGTCATAAacagagcctgggaggcggaggttgcagtaagccaagattgcaccattgcactccagcctgggtgactggagtgaaaccctgtctcaaaaaaaaaaaaaaaagtcacaaatctCTATTTGTGGATCTTTAGAAATTTCAAAACTAAAAGGAACAAAGATCCTAATCCAACAGAAATAGTTTTGTAATAGCatgaatataaaatttgaaatgacTAGGTTAAATGCATAAAATTCAAGTTTTCTTTCATCTTAGTGGCACAGAGGTAGCAAAACACCAGCAAGTCATTACCGCAATTAAACAACATTGTAAGGTTATCTACAACaggttgagcatctctaatccaaaaatctgaaaactTTTGAAtgctgacatgatgctcaaaggaaatgcacaTTGGAGCACTTGCggattttggattagggatgttcaacTGTTTAACCTGTAGGgtataatacaaatattccaaaatttgaaaaacatctgAAATCCTTCTGGTACTAAGCATTTCAGATGAGGGACACTCAACCTGTACAACAGCCTTTGCCTGAGCTGGTGGTACTGAGCCACTAACAGCAACGTTCAGTGTATTATGCTAGTATGTATATTCAAAACAGTACTTACTTGATTAAGTCCATGTCACTGAGTTGTGCTAAAATAGTTGCTAAGACATGTCTGAGTCCCCTTCGAAAGAGTTCGCTGAGAATATCTACACATTCTAGGCCCATTTTTCTGCCAATTATATTCTGCAGTCTAAAATTTCCTCTGGCTATAATTTCCTTCAGCATCTCCCGATCTACTTTAGGATTTcgttttgcattcttttttaatgttgaacAAACCACTTTTTCAAAATGAAGAACTGGCAGCAAGTTTTTGTTGGGATATTGGTCTGGGCTTTGTATTTGTAGCAGGCAGGATTGTAGACTGTCACCGAAATTCTCCTCCAGGAGGCTACCTTCTTCATGTTCACTGAGGCCACTTTGTTGAGAAAATGAGGAATAGCCACTGTCTTCATAAAGTCTACTGGTCTCTAGTGCTTCTATTTCATTTGTACTATTAAGTGTCTGTTGCACATGTTGATTTTCCTTGTTATGCAAGGGCTTGCTTTCAGTTTCAAGTTCTACAATCCTAGGGCTCACAATCGGTGACCCAATACATGACAGCCTTTCATAGTCTTTAATGCAGTCTTTACAGGAACCTTCCAAATATGCAGGGGTGTAGGAAACTAGTCTTCCAATGTCATCAGGTTTTACCAGTTTAAGTCCGGAATGAACATGGTTACAATTAAAATCACACTTCATTTTGACAGAAAGGGTAGAACTTTCTTCTTTACAACCTATAAAAAGAACATAACATTTACATCTTAACGGCAAAATTTCCACACATCCCTACTTCTTAAATTGGGATATACAAAGATTACTTTGCAATCTCTCAGCATTAGGTATTGTCTACATGTACTTGCTTACATAGCTGTGATGTTATTCAAGTTTAATTATTGATATGACAataatatgtgaaaatattaCTTAAATCTTATAAGTATATACTTATTATATTATTCTTGAGAAGGCACTTCAGAACAGACTGCTTTTGGATCTGCCTGGCTGTAACATCTGACTGTTGTCTATAACTGATTGAGTAAAAAATAGTGGAAAAAGGGGCTATATAATAAACATCTGTGTTTAtggaacaaatgaagaaatgtgaTGTATCAAAAGAGTAGGCGCTACGGTCAAAGTTATCCTTAAAGTAACCACAAATACTTTTAGATTCAGTGTTTATTCCTTGGACTTGAAATGACATTACGGTTCTCTTTGACGTAAGCACAACCCAAGCCACTGACAGCAAAAGTGGTTAAGATTAGTACAGGAGGACAACGTATAAGGGTGGGAATAAtcttgataaaaataataaaaattttgtgtATTATTTCACTATTAGCAATGATTGCAAGCCTTAAAATAACTATTCAAGAAATCTATAGGTAGCTTGGAGAAAAGAACTAATAACACATTTAAACATCTATAAATTAAAGTCTACCTGAATTCCTACAGCTCTTATCTCCAGTTTTATTCTGATGGGTGCTCCTAGTGACCTTCTAATATATTCAAAGCGTTTGTCTACCTTACTGGATAGTAAACTCGAGTACAGGGACATCTCCCTGTACCTTGTCTAATATGTGCTGGAAACTGCTCTTTAATCACTGAACAAAGACATTCCACGACTAATTTACCAAAGAACCGTAAGTATGAATAGTTCTGCTATCAATCAAAAGTAAGTGTTGGTAAATAAGAATGACACTCTAATCAATTAACCAGATTTAAGAATATGAGTGATAGGGCAGCAGGTGTAAATTACTGTTCAATTGCTTTAAATAACTTAAGATAAACTTGCTATTAATGATAaatagaaaaaagggaaagacTTGTTCAGGGTTTTATTACCACCCTGCTCCAACCCCCAGGATCTAAGAAATCAGTTAAGACACAATGGAGCAGGCAGCATCTTAAGATAGCTTTAAAGCAAGATTTCACCATCCCTGTGCTACAGACATTTTGCAGTGAATACCTCTTTGTTCtcaggggctgtcctgtgcattgtaggatgttaaGCAGCCTTTACCCATTAGACACCAGTGGCAGCCCCCACTCCCAAGATGCAATGTCTCCAGTTACCAGTTATTGCCAAATACTGGGCAGGGAAAAAGGCCAGATGCAAAATTTCCTCTATTCTTCAGTTGAGAACCACAACTCTAAAAAATGATTAGGATTTTGTCAGACAACAGTGGCCTGGGAAGGGCATTCACAATTTGAGCAACGGCACAATGCTGGGAAGGAATATGGTAGATGGGTTCAGAAAACTGTTTAGCATTGTTGAACGCAGAGAGTAAGAGTAGGCAAACAATGGGGACATGAGCTAAGAAAGCCTGAATCTTAAATGCCAGGTAAAAATGTGCCCCATCTACCATCCCCACACAAGCCAATCATATATAGCTAACAATTTATCCTGTAAGTAAATGTATATAGCATCAGTATGTTTAGTCTGCACTAAATATTGGTAATGCGTTCATATAAAACTTAACCATTTTTTACATAGAGCAAAACTTTTTAACTCAAAGTAGAAATGGATACCTTCATAGCAAGTAACTTGTAGAGAGAAACTGCTTGTAAATTCCCAATGTTAATACAGTGAAAGACACATAGTATGTGCTCCAGGATCCTACTAAACCTAAAATTAAGGGTTCAGCTGCATAAAAAGCAAAGAATATACAAATTCTAGCTCCCTAATTAACCCTAAACCTAGAACAAATGATTCTGAGTGGTTTAGTTTTATTCAGAGGAAAAGTAAAAAATGCCAAGAGATTGCCTCTATTTTTGCCTCAAACCAACTAAAGAATTAGGTTTGATTTATATATGACCACAATTTACATGAGAGGATAAAAAAGCAGAAGCCACTTATGAAGGGCACACTGCTTTGTTTAGCTGCCTAAACCAAAAAGGCCTGAAAATACTTCAGGAATTCAAAGTCATTCTCTTTCTGCTGTCTTTAGAACAGTTACTGGGAGGTTGTCCTATAGAACCTCTTTCATTCAACACTGTTCTTTGAATATGGACAGTTCCTTAAAATTAGAGCTAATAATGATGCAAATCCTTTATATTTGTTTAGAAGTTTGCAATTTCCAATGCTTACAAACCTTTTGAGGTAGGATGGGGAATTGTTATTTTTACAATTGAGCACACTGAAGTGTAGCTTAGTTTGCCCAATACAGGCAGTTAATTAAATGAGCCAGATTTCTCTTCCTCATTATAATGAGGTGCTCTGGAAAAACAGATCTTACAAATAACATTCATACTGTTtataaaaatgatagaaaagTCAGAATTTATGGTGCAAGCGCACTTAAGgtactaaagaagaaaatgtgtacGTTTCTTTTCTCATGTGAGCTGGCCCTTTTCCAGTCCTTGGTAACAATGACCTTTCCATCCCAGGGGCTTTGTACATCAAGCCTTTCCCTGCTTAGAATATCTTTTCCGCTTCCTTTGCTTATTTAGCTTCTAATCCATTACTCATGGAGAGCTTCATTTTTttggggcgggggggcgggggacTTCTCAGACCTCATCAAACTCTACTCTAAAGCACTaccaaattgaaattttaaaaagtactttaatTTCCTTAAAGGCCAGACATAACTGTTACTGCTTATGACAAAATCCAAGCAAATGGCAGTGCCTGACACAATGAAGACATATGATATAAAAATgtgtttcccatttttttttgttagctAATACCAACATTAGAATCTGTACTCTTCCTCACGAAATTAGCACTTAAGGAGTTAAAATGACTACCACATTCCTCTTGCAACAACAGTATTTTCACATGAATAATTAGATTTAGTATTTAGgtaaggtgcagtggctcatgcctataatcccaacactttgggaggcttaggttgggggactgcttgagctcaggagttcagaccagtctgggcaacataaagagactccatctctacaacaattaaaaaaagaaactagctgggcatggtggcatgtgcctttggtcccaactactagggaggctgaggcgggagaattgcttgagcccgggaggttgaggctgcagggagttgtgatcataccactgcattccagcctggaagacagagggaaaccctgtctttaaaaaaaaggaaaaagaaaaaaaaaggtttagtattttaaaagaattttaataaactTATTTGAATTCACAGAAAAGCTGCAAGGATAGTGCAGAATTCCTGTACACCCATTGCTTAACTTATATTACTAACAGTAATGCATGTCACAACAAATTAACCAATATTGTTGCATTATTAACTAAAATCCCTATTTTATGTGGACTGCTGTAGTTTCTACCTAAaatcttttttctgttccagggtcTTATCCAGGATACATTACATTTAGTCATatctccttaggctcctcttgaCTATGacaatttccttgtttataattaCCTTGACAACTCTGAGAAATACTGGTTATTTTGTAGCCTGTTCCACAATTAGGATTTGTCAAGTTTTTCTCAGCCTTAGTCTGGGGCTGTGGGTTTTTAGACCAGAGGTAAGGTGCTATGATTTGAACTGTTGTTAGCCTTGATTACTTGGCTGAGGTACTATTTCTGAGCTTGCTCCAAATGTAAAGTTactcctttttgttctttttccatttgaaactttttggaaggaagtcactatgtacACCTCACACTTAAAGGAGTGGGGAGTAAATTTATAAatcatttggaattcttctgtacaGCAGATTTGTCCATTAATCTCCTATTTATTCATACTACCAATCATTTATATCAGTATAAACTCATagactttgggttataatccaatactatttATTgtattgctcaaattgttccagcttttgcTATTGTGAGCTCTTGCAGTTGACATTGGTGTCCATTTCACATACTTAAATCATTTTGTGTTTTGAACATCCCTTACTTTCTGGGACTACAAGATGCTCTAAGCGCATCTTATAATTTCCGTTTCAGCCCTAGAATCAGTAATTTCTCCAAGCActgtggtttccttttttttggaaaaaggTATTAAATGAGAGTGAAATCTGGATGTTGGTTgtagatttaattttaaaatatgatattaatgtatttttcatttccataacAATACTGCAGAAGAAATAGAATAgcatcatattttataaaaatggaagctGAAGCAACTGTTTGCAAAAGGTTAAATCCATTCCTTTTAACTAGCTAAGTGTTTTCCAATGACCAGGCCAAATTTGGGAAATATGTGAAGTATTCATATAATTGATTTATTAtccagaaagacagaaaatattataTGGCTTCATAACCTCTTGAATGAAACAGATGAGGGCTAAGAGTTCAGTTGAACCATTTCACTTATTTATCCAACATCCATTCAGTGACAGGGtagggagagagaaagatattAATTAGGGATGATCTTTCAGCAAAGCTGACATTCTGAGATCTGAACACCTTATGGAAATCTGGTGGAGGAGTTCCAGATGGTGGGAGACACAGGAAGCAAGGAAAAATGTGAGTGTTCAAGGAAGAGAAATATCTGTAGGGCTGAGTTGGAGGAGGTTATTGAAAATTATAGTTGAAGAGGTAGAATGATCTGCACATTTGTGGGGTAGGCTGGGTCAAAAGTGGAGAAAtttggtttacatt
This DNA window, taken from Pan paniscus chromosome 5, NHGRI_mPanPan1-v2.0_pri, whole genome shotgun sequence, encodes the following:
- the FBXO5 gene encoding F-box only protein 5, with product MSRRPCSCALRPPRCSCSASPSAVTAAGRPRPSDSCKEESSTLSVKMKCDFNCNHVHSGLKLVKPDDIGRLVSYTPAYLEGSCKDCIKDYERLSCIGSPIVSPRIVELETESKPLHNKENQHVQQTLNSTNEIEALETSRLYEDSGYSSFSQQSGLSEHEEGSLLEENFGDSLQSCLLQIQSPDQYPNKNLLPVLHFEKVVCSTLKKNAKRNPKVDREMLKEIIARGNFRLQNIIGRKMGLECVDILSELFRRGLRHVLATILAQLSDMDLINVSKVSTTWKKILEDDKGAFQLYSKAIQRVTENNNKFSPHASTREYVMFRTPLASVQKSAAQTSLKKDAQTKLSNQGDQKGSTYSRHNEFSEVAKTLKKNESLKACIRCNSPAKYDCYLQRATCKREGCGFDYCTKCLCNYHTTKDCSDGKLLKASCKIGPLPGTKKSKKNLRRL